The following are from one region of the Camelus dromedarius isolate mCamDro1 chromosome 16, mCamDro1.pat, whole genome shotgun sequence genome:
- the NXPH3 gene encoding neurexophilin-3 — protein MQLTRCCFVFLVQGSLYLVICGQDDGPPGSEDPEHDDHESQPRPRMPRKRGHISPKSRPMANSTLLGLLAPPGEAWGVLGQPPSRPSHSPSPSAKVKKIFGWGDFYSNIKTVALNLLVTGKIVDHGNGTFSVHFQHNATGQGNISISLVPPGKAVEFHQEQQIFIEAKASKIFNCRMEWEKVERGRRISLCTHDPAKTCSRDHAQSSATWSCSQPFKVVCVYIAFYSTDYRLVQKVCPDYNYHSDTPYYPSG, from the exons ATGCAACTGACTCGCTGCTGCTTCGTGTTCCTAGTACAGGGCAGCCTCTATCTG GTCATCTGTGGCCAGGATGATGGCCCCCCTGGCTCGGAGGACCCTGAGCACGATGACCACGAGAGCCAGCCCCGGCCCCGGATGCCTCGGAAGCGGGGCCACATCTCACCTAAGTCCCGCCCCATGGCCAACTCTACTCTCCTAGGGCTGCTGGCTCCACCTGGCGAGGCATGGGGGGTCCTTGGACAGCCCCCCAGTCGCCCGAGCCACAGTCCCTCACCTTCAGCCAAGGTGAAGAAAATCTTTGGCTGGGGTGACTTCTACTCCAACATCAAGACGGTTGCCCTGAACCTGCTCGTCACAGGGAAGATCGTGGACCACGGCAACGGGACCTTCAGCGTCCACTTCCAACACAATGCCACGGGCCAGGGCAACATCTCCATCAGCCTCGTGCCCCCCGGTAAAGCTGTAGAGTTCCACCAGGAGCAGCAGATCTTCATTGAAGCCAAGGCCTCCAAAATCTTCAACTGCCGAATGGAGTGGGAGAAGGTGGAACGGGGCCGCCGGATCTCGCTCTGCACCCACGACCCCGCCAAGACCTGCTCCCGAGACCACGCTCAGAGCTCAGCCACCTGGAGCTGCTCCCAGCCCTTCAAAGTCGTCTGCGTCTACATCGCCTTCTACAGTACGGACTATAGGCTGGTCCAGAAGGTGTGCCCGGATTACAACTACCACAGTGATACTCCCTACTACCCCTCTGGGTGA